A window from Sphingobacterium hotanense encodes these proteins:
- the rlmH gene encoding 23S rRNA (pseudouridine(1915)-N(3))-methyltransferase RlmH, giving the protein MKISLICIGKTDDKYIEQGIEVYTKRLKHYCNFQIIVIPDIKNAKNLSEAQQKEKEAQLILKNISNQDYVMLLDERGKMYSSIEFSGFLEKQMLSSVSHIVLVIGGPYGFDQQVYDRANGKLSLSKMTFSHQMVRLFFVEQLYRAHTIMRGEPYHHE; this is encoded by the coding sequence ATGAAGATTAGCCTGATTTGCATTGGAAAAACAGATGATAAGTATATCGAGCAGGGGATAGAGGTCTATACGAAGCGCTTGAAGCATTATTGTAACTTTCAGATTATTGTGATTCCAGACATCAAAAATGCTAAGAATCTGAGTGAAGCTCAGCAGAAGGAGAAGGAAGCGCAGCTTATCTTGAAAAACATTTCCAACCAAGATTACGTTATGTTATTAGATGAGCGGGGGAAGATGTATAGTTCCATTGAATTTTCCGGCTTTCTAGAAAAGCAAATGCTCTCGAGTGTTTCACATATTGTGCTGGTAATTGGAGGACCTTACGGCTTTGATCAGCAGGTTTATGATCGGGCTAATGGAAAGCTATCGCTATCCAAAATGACATTCTCTCATCAGATGGTGAGGTTGTTTTTCGTGGAACAATTGTATAGAGCGCATACGATTATGCGTGGAGAACCCTATCATCATGAATAA
- a CDS encoding NUDIX domain-containing protein — translation MYLFNVRVYGILVNEQDEVLISDERTENVSFTKFPGGGLEYGEGLLDALKREYMEETGLEIEVVKHIYTTDFWEKSSFNDSQIISIYYQVHSINKVELNIKTKIFDFTEKSVEGKLQSFRLMPVEKLHQKDLTFKTDQVAWVEFLKTLDKIQL, via the coding sequence ATGTATTTATTTAATGTAAGGGTTTACGGGATTCTAGTCAATGAGCAGGATGAAGTTTTGATCAGTGATGAGCGAACGGAAAACGTTTCTTTTACGAAGTTTCCGGGTGGCGGATTGGAGTATGGCGAAGGACTTTTGGACGCGTTGAAGCGGGAGTATATGGAAGAAACGGGCCTTGAAATCGAGGTCGTAAAACACATCTATACGACGGATTTTTGGGAGAAATCAAGTTTTAATGATAGTCAAATTATTTCCATCTATTATCAAGTACATTCTATTAATAAAGTGGAATTAAATATTAAGACAAAAATCTTCGATTTTACAGAAAAAAGCGTAGAAGGAAAGCTACAATCTTTTAGATTAATGCCGGTGGAAAAACTGCATCAAAAAGACTTAACCTTTAAAACTGACCAAGTTGCGTGGGTTGAATTTTTAAAAACTCTTGACAAAATTCAATTATAA
- a CDS encoding DUF4290 domain-containing protein, with protein MIFDYNSTRPKLILAEYGRNVQNMVDYICTLSDREERNRLAQVVIDMMGVLNPHLRDVSDFKHKLWDHLYIISDFKIDVDSPYPIPKKEEIHHKPQTLQYPNHPIRFKHYGHTVEEMIKKAKALPNEEARVKMTIGIANFMKMAYLTWNKDSVSDDQILEDLKTLSQGELALPADTVLTKLDFKTPPPGSRVKTGSDNRSNNNQGSHSKGKGSFQRNDNNKGRTFNNNNNNNKQNIKRKK; from the coding sequence ATGATTTTTGATTATAACAGTACAAGACCTAAGCTGATCCTAGCTGAATATGGTAGAAACGTACAAAATATGGTGGATTATATCTGCACCCTATCAGATCGTGAAGAAAGAAACCGCCTAGCACAAGTCGTTATCGACATGATGGGTGTGCTGAACCCGCATCTTCGTGATGTCTCTGACTTTAAACATAAACTTTGGGATCACCTTTATATTATTTCGGACTTTAAGATCGATGTGGATTCTCCATATCCAATTCCGAAGAAAGAAGAAATTCATCATAAGCCGCAAACGCTTCAATATCCTAATCACCCTATCCGTTTTAAACACTACGGACATACGGTGGAGGAAATGATCAAGAAAGCGAAGGCTCTTCCTAATGAGGAAGCAAGAGTGAAAATGACAATTGGTATTGCGAATTTCATGAAGATGGCTTACTTGACATGGAATAAAGACTCTGTATCCGATGATCAGATTCTTGAAGATTTGAAGACGCTATCGCAAGGCGAATTAGCTTTACCTGCAGATACCGTGTTGACGAAATTAGATTTCAAAACGCCGCCTCCAGGAAGTCGTGTTAAGACAGGTAGTGATAATCGAAGCAACAATAATCAAGGTTCGCATTCCAAAGGGAAGGGCTCTTTCCAACGTAATGACAATAATAAAGGAAGAACCTTCAACAACAATAACAACAACAATAAGCAGAATATTAAACGTAAAAAATAA
- the murA gene encoding UDP-N-acetylglucosamine 1-carboxyvinyltransferase, whose amino-acid sequence MNAFEIRGGKPLKGEIVPQGAKNEALQIISAVLLTAEKMTISNIPDIKDVNKLIDLLIALGVKVNRVNEDTYEFEASDINIDYFQSEEFKRKGGSLRGSIMIVGPLLARFGKAAIPKPGGDKIGRRRLDTHFLGFEKLGAKFVYDAEKHFFNVDATELKGTYILLDEASVTGTANIVMAAVLAKGTTTIYNAACEPYLQQLCKMLNRMGAKISGIGSNLLTIEGVETLGGTEHRMLPDMIEIGSFIGLAAMTGSEITIKNVCFNELGIIPTVFSRLGIKFELRGDDIFIPAQDSYEIDTFIDGSILTISDAPWPGFTPDLLSIVLVTAIQAKGNVLIHQKMFESRLFFVDKLIDMGAQIILCDPHRATVIGLNKQQHLRGIEMTSPDIRAGVSLLIAALSAQGKSVIYNIEQIERGYQHIEERLKALGADIRRIDAQPVGH is encoded by the coding sequence ATGAACGCATTTGAAATCCGTGGTGGAAAGCCATTAAAAGGTGAGATTGTACCTCAGGGCGCTAAAAACGAAGCGCTTCAGATTATCTCTGCAGTATTATTGACAGCGGAAAAGATGACCATCAGTAATATTCCAGATATTAAAGATGTAAATAAATTGATCGACTTGCTTATTGCTTTAGGCGTAAAAGTAAATCGCGTCAATGAGGATACGTATGAGTTTGAAGCCAGCGACATCAATATTGATTATTTCCAATCGGAGGAGTTTAAACGTAAAGGCGGTAGCTTGCGCGGTTCGATCATGATTGTTGGGCCTTTGTTAGCTCGTTTTGGTAAAGCAGCAATTCCTAAACCCGGTGGTGACAAAATCGGTCGCCGTCGTTTAGATACTCACTTTCTTGGATTTGAGAAATTAGGTGCAAAGTTCGTCTATGACGCTGAAAAGCATTTCTTCAATGTGGATGCAACAGAGCTAAAAGGAACATACATCCTGTTAGACGAAGCTTCAGTGACGGGTACTGCAAATATCGTAATGGCAGCTGTATTGGCTAAAGGTACAACAACCATCTACAATGCTGCCTGTGAGCCATACTTGCAACAGTTATGTAAGATGTTGAACCGTATGGGTGCAAAGATCTCTGGTATTGGTTCTAACCTTTTAACGATTGAAGGCGTTGAGACATTAGGTGGTACTGAACATCGCATGTTGCCGGATATGATTGAAATTGGTTCTTTCATCGGATTAGCAGCCATGACTGGTTCTGAGATTACAATTAAGAATGTATGTTTCAACGAGCTTGGAATTATCCCTACAGTATTTTCTCGTTTGGGTATTAAGTTTGAGCTGCGTGGTGATGATATTTTTATTCCTGCTCAAGATAGTTACGAAATCGATACATTCATTGATGGATCCATTCTTACTATTTCGGATGCCCCATGGCCCGGTTTCACTCCCGATTTATTAAGTATTGTATTGGTTACTGCTATTCAAGCGAAAGGAAATGTATTGATTCATCAGAAGATGTTCGAAAGTCGTTTATTCTTCGTTGACAAATTGATCGATATGGGGGCTCAGATTATCCTTTGTGACCCACATAGAGCTACAGTAATTGGTTTAAACAAACAACAACATTTGCGTGGTATTGAGATGACATCGCCAGACATCCGTGCGGGAGTTTCCTTATTGATTGCTGCTCTATCAGCACAAGGAAAGTCGGTAATCTATAATATTGAACAAATTGAACGTGGTTATCAGCATATCGAAGAGCGCTTGAAAGCGCTAGGAGCCGATATCCGACGTATTGATGCACAGCCTGTAGGCCACTAG
- a CDS encoding YceI family protein produces the protein MKKITLLSAIAGLVLASCAGNPEGKKAETTDSVVATTDSVAVAGEAYTVDTAESKVVWTGTKVSGKHTGTVDVKSGSINVENGTVTGGNFVLDMNTISATDLEGEYKEKLDGHLKADDFFAVATHPEASFVITEVKAGATAGDLVVSGNLTIKGISKNITFDAKVVEATDAAVKATANFNIARADWGVNYEGKSDDLISKEVNFDITLVAKK, from the coding sequence ATGAAAAAAATCACTTTACTTTCAGCGATCGCAGGATTAGTTCTTGCTTCATGCGCTGGAAACCCAGAAGGTAAAAAGGCAGAAACAACAGATTCAGTTGTAGCAACTACAGATTCAGTAGCAGTTGCTGGTGAAGCTTATACAGTAGATACTGCAGAGTCAAAAGTAGTTTGGACTGGTACAAAAGTATCTGGCAAACACACAGGGACTGTAGATGTTAAATCTGGTTCAATCAATGTTGAAAACGGAACAGTTACTGGTGGTAACTTTGTTTTAGATATGAACACAATCAGTGCAACTGACTTAGAAGGTGAGTACAAAGAGAAATTAGATGGTCACTTAAAAGCTGATGATTTCTTTGCTGTAGCAACTCATCCTGAAGCTTCTTTCGTTATTACTGAAGTTAAGGCTGGTGCAACTGCTGGTGATTTAGTAGTATCTGGTAACTTGACTATCAAAGGTATCAGCAAAAACATCACTTTCGACGCGAAAGTTGTTGAAGCTACTGATGCTGCGGTTAAAGCAACTGCAAACTTCAATATTGCAAGAGCTGACTGGGGAGTAAATTACGAAGGTAAATCTGATGATTTAATCTCTAAAGAAGTAAACTTTGATATTACTTTAGTAGCAAAGAAATAA
- the aroC gene encoding chorismate synthase, translating into MAGNSFGDIFKISTFGESHGAAIGVILDGCPPLVEIDEEFIQSELDKRRPGQSKITTQRKESDTAQILSGVFEGKSTGTPIAIVIPNEDQRSKDYSHIQDKFRPSHADYTYQTKYGIRDYRGGGRSSARETAARVAAGAIAKLFLKQRGIEIFAHVSGVGKLEAPNLDTSDLQQLLEQRESNIVRCADPATAAEMTEFIDQVRKNGDTVGGRINTIIRNVPVGLGEPVFDKLHADLAKAMMSINAVHGFEYGSGFDGSQMLGSEHNDIFVNQDSKIKTLTNFSGGIQGGISNGMDITFKTAFKPVATIMRDQATINEQGDDTTISGKGRHDPCVVPRAVIIVEAMAALVIADHLLKYEAYHNAK; encoded by the coding sequence ATGGCAGGAAACTCTTTCGGGGATATTTTCAAGATCAGCACTTTCGGCGAATCACATGGTGCAGCAATCGGTGTTATACTAGATGGCTGTCCGCCGTTGGTCGAAATTGACGAAGAATTTATTCAATCTGAACTCGACAAACGCCGACCTGGACAATCGAAAATTACCACCCAACGCAAGGAAAGTGATACTGCACAGATTCTATCTGGCGTATTTGAAGGCAAATCAACAGGCACACCAATAGCCATTGTTATTCCTAACGAAGACCAACGATCTAAAGACTACTCGCATATCCAAGACAAATTCCGCCCATCTCACGCAGACTATACCTATCAAACGAAGTATGGCATACGTGACTATCGCGGCGGCGGTCGCTCGTCGGCAAGAGAAACCGCAGCACGCGTTGCTGCCGGAGCCATTGCCAAGCTTTTCTTAAAACAACGTGGCATAGAAATATTTGCGCACGTTTCTGGCGTAGGAAAGCTCGAAGCACCGAATTTGGACACCTCGGATCTGCAACAACTCTTAGAACAACGCGAAAGCAACATCGTGCGTTGTGCAGACCCTGCCACTGCAGCCGAAATGACCGAATTTATCGATCAGGTACGCAAGAATGGCGACACGGTAGGTGGTAGAATTAATACGATTATCCGCAATGTTCCTGTAGGTCTTGGAGAACCGGTTTTCGATAAATTGCACGCAGATTTAGCGAAGGCGATGATGAGCATCAATGCTGTACACGGCTTTGAATACGGCTCTGGCTTCGATGGATCGCAAATGCTGGGATCGGAACACAACGATATATTTGTAAATCAGGACTCGAAAATTAAAACATTAACCAATTTTTCAGGAGGCATTCAAGGTGGTATTTCCAATGGTATGGATATCACTTTCAAAACAGCTTTCAAACCTGTTGCAACCATTATGAGAGATCAAGCAACGATCAATGAGCAAGGCGACGACACAACAATATCTGGCAAAGGTCGTCACGACCCATGTGTTGTTCCACGTGCGGTAATCATTGTCGAAGCTATGGCTGCATTGGTGATCGCTGACCACCTCTTAAAATATGAAGCTTATCATAATGCCAAGTAA
- the aroA gene encoding 3-phosphoshikimate 1-carboxyvinyltransferase has translation MTTEKLILSHQSKTIRGTVQLTGSKSESNRALIIRALSDGIVKVENLSEAADTVTLEAALEIAKTGTEEFKTIDIGPAGTAMRFLTSYLNLVKGNFILTGTERMQQRPIGILVDALKTIGADIHYEKKAGYPPLKIEGGMFQSKEQVAIQGNISSQYISSLLLIASSLKKGLTINIEGELTSRPYVTMTLEMLKEAGIQYDFQEQSIGIKKQDFQPATIYVEPDWSAASYWYAMVALAQEAHVVLPGLKKHSLQGDFAIIDIMTHFGVTSTFEKDGLHLRKSGLISKKSLFDFKECPDLAQTVVVVAAALRKDTSFTGLETLKIKETDRILALQQEIGKFGAELIAEGEVYHLKTDKVFEPEQISIATYEDHRMAMAFAPLALVFDQLTIEEPQVVEKSYPTFWKHLAEQGFEIVE, from the coding sequence ATGACAACAGAGAAATTGATATTATCACATCAATCAAAAACTATTAGAGGCACGGTTCAACTTACTGGCTCCAAGTCAGAGAGCAACCGTGCTCTTATTATCCGCGCTTTGAGCGATGGCATCGTCAAAGTGGAAAACCTGTCGGAAGCCGCTGATACCGTAACACTGGAGGCAGCACTAGAGATTGCAAAGACAGGGACTGAAGAATTTAAAACCATCGACATTGGTCCTGCGGGAACCGCCATGCGCTTCTTGACTTCCTATTTAAACCTAGTAAAAGGAAACTTTATACTAACAGGAACCGAGCGCATGCAGCAGCGTCCGATCGGCATCCTAGTCGATGCATTGAAAACCATTGGCGCCGATATCCACTACGAGAAAAAAGCCGGATATCCGCCATTGAAGATCGAAGGGGGTATGTTCCAAAGCAAAGAGCAGGTTGCAATTCAAGGAAATATATCGAGCCAGTACATCTCCTCGCTCCTATTGATTGCGTCGTCCTTAAAGAAAGGTTTGACGATCAACATCGAAGGGGAACTGACATCAAGACCCTATGTAACGATGACGCTCGAAATGTTGAAAGAAGCTGGAATACAATACGACTTTCAGGAACAAAGCATCGGCATCAAGAAGCAGGATTTCCAACCCGCAACCATTTATGTCGAACCGGACTGGAGCGCCGCATCGTATTGGTATGCCATGGTCGCATTAGCACAGGAAGCACATGTTGTACTACCAGGACTGAAAAAACATAGCTTGCAGGGAGACTTTGCAATCATCGATATCATGACGCACTTTGGGGTCACCTCGACCTTTGAGAAAGATGGTCTGCATTTACGCAAATCAGGCCTGATCTCTAAAAAATCTTTGTTTGATTTCAAAGAATGTCCTGACCTCGCGCAGACTGTCGTAGTCGTTGCTGCAGCATTGCGGAAAGACACCTCTTTTACGGGCCTTGAAACTTTAAAAATTAAAGAAACAGACCGTATCTTGGCATTACAGCAGGAGATCGGCAAGTTCGGCGCAGAGTTAATTGCGGAGGGCGAGGTTTATCACCTCAAGACCGACAAGGTATTCGAGCCTGAACAAATCAGTATCGCAACTTATGAAGATCACCGAATGGCTATGGCATTCGCGCCTCTTGCATTAGTTTTCGATCAACTAACTATTGAAGAACCTCAGGTGGTAGAGAAATCATACCCCACGTTCTGGAAACACCTTGCTGAGCAGGGTTTTGAAATCGTGGAATAA
- a CDS encoding alpha-ketoacid dehydrogenase subunit alpha/beta: MSETNTTRPVQFNSAKMSYEEFRELLIADYKLAVQSRFVSLLGRKEVLTGKAKFGIFGDGKELAQIALAKVFKPGDWRSGYYRDQTLAFALNISTVYHFFSQLYANPTIEADTSSAGRQMVAHFAMPLVDQEGEWIDQTQQYNTVSDISTTGGQMARILGLGLASKLYKDNPNLSHKTKFSKDGEEVVFCTIGNAATSEGVFWETVNAAGVKQIPVVISIWDDGYGISVPNEVQTTKGDISSVLRGFQRDEAGAGYEIFRVKGWDYAGLCEVYEKAAEFARTQHQPCIVHVTDITQPQGHSTSGSHERYKDQDRLNWETEFDCNQRMRDWLLESGLASDEELKEIESEMKDFVRQEQKRAWSDYRKTLQVDLDEGIALLEKLNHHAVELPLKTLLSLSDLSLKEVYVNIRRVIRDLRGIELEGKAELLAWYQEKQKVNHSRFNDKLFTDTKYSPLKVEKIDADIDDNSPIVDGREVLNACFRANFERDARLIAFGEDVGKIGDVNQGFAGLQEEFGAQRIFDTGIRESAIIGKGLGLAIRGFRPIAEIQYLDYLIYAMPVLSDDLASLSYRTKGRQRAPLIVRTRGHRLEGIWHSGSPMSVLLGGLRGMHICVPRNMTQAAGMYNTLLNADEPALVVECLNGYRLKEKMPHNVGEFTVPIGKAELLREGSDITVVSYGSTLRIVQEAALELEKLGISIEIVDAQCLSPFDQDHLCKASLEKTNRLLIVDEDFPGGASSYILHEILEVQGGYYLLDSQPRTLTAKAHRPPYGSDGDYFTKPAVDDVVEAAYKIMTDSRPNEYPPLFS; the protein is encoded by the coding sequence ATGTCAGAAACAAATACGACACGACCAGTGCAGTTTAACTCAGCTAAAATGAGCTACGAAGAGTTCCGCGAATTGCTGATTGCCGATTATAAACTAGCTGTACAAAGCCGTTTTGTTAGTCTACTAGGAAGGAAAGAAGTTCTTACCGGTAAGGCTAAATTTGGTATTTTTGGTGATGGAAAAGAACTCGCGCAAATCGCTTTAGCGAAGGTTTTTAAACCTGGAGACTGGCGTTCCGGATATTACAGAGATCAAACATTGGCATTTGCTTTAAACATAAGCACTGTCTATCATTTCTTTTCTCAACTGTATGCAAATCCTACTATCGAAGCCGATACTTCCTCTGCAGGCCGCCAAATGGTTGCCCATTTCGCAATGCCCTTAGTGGACCAAGAGGGCGAATGGATTGATCAAACCCAACAATATAATACCGTCTCGGATATCTCCACTACAGGAGGGCAGATGGCGCGTATTCTCGGGCTGGGCCTAGCATCCAAACTGTATAAAGACAATCCAAATCTTTCACATAAGACGAAATTCTCCAAGGATGGAGAAGAGGTCGTCTTTTGTACAATCGGAAATGCAGCAACCTCTGAAGGGGTGTTCTGGGAAACCGTTAATGCCGCAGGTGTAAAACAGATTCCTGTTGTCATTTCCATTTGGGATGATGGCTATGGTATTTCTGTTCCAAATGAGGTGCAAACCACGAAAGGCGATATCTCCTCCGTCCTTCGCGGATTCCAACGGGATGAAGCAGGAGCAGGCTATGAAATCTTCCGGGTCAAAGGCTGGGACTATGCCGGACTTTGTGAAGTTTATGAAAAAGCAGCGGAATTTGCCAGAACGCAACATCAACCCTGCATTGTCCATGTAACAGATATTACGCAGCCGCAAGGTCACTCTACCTCGGGCTCGCACGAACGATATAAAGATCAAGACCGCTTGAACTGGGAAACCGAATTCGATTGTAATCAGCGCATGCGCGATTGGTTATTGGAGTCTGGCCTAGCAAGCGATGAAGAGCTAAAAGAAATCGAGTCGGAAATGAAGGATTTTGTTCGTCAGGAACAAAAGAGGGCATGGTCTGATTACCGAAAAACACTGCAAGTTGATTTAGATGAAGGCATCGCCTTATTAGAAAAGCTAAATCACCATGCGGTTGAATTGCCGTTGAAAACCTTATTGTCTTTATCGGACTTATCCCTAAAAGAAGTGTATGTCAATATCCGTCGTGTTATTCGCGATCTGAGAGGTATAGAACTGGAAGGAAAAGCCGAATTGTTAGCCTGGTATCAGGAGAAGCAGAAAGTAAATCACAGCCGATTCAACGACAAGCTATTTACAGATACAAAATACTCACCGCTTAAGGTTGAGAAGATCGACGCAGATATCGACGATAATTCGCCTATTGTGGATGGTCGTGAAGTACTGAACGCTTGCTTTAGAGCGAACTTTGAACGCGACGCTCGACTCATTGCTTTTGGAGAAGACGTAGGTAAAATCGGCGATGTCAATCAAGGTTTTGCCGGACTTCAGGAAGAGTTTGGTGCACAACGTATCTTCGACACAGGCATACGCGAATCGGCGATTATTGGTAAGGGCTTAGGCCTCGCGATACGCGGTTTCCGCCCGATTGCTGAGATACAGTATCTCGATTACTTGATCTATGCGATGCCGGTATTGAGCGACGATCTTGCCAGCTTGAGCTACAGAACAAAAGGACGCCAGAGAGCGCCTTTGATCGTACGTACGCGTGGTCACCGTTTGGAAGGTATCTGGCACTCCGGGTCACCTATGTCGGTGCTATTAGGAGGGTTGCGCGGTATGCACATCTGCGTGCCTAGAAATATGACCCAAGCGGCCGGAATGTACAATACCTTATTGAATGCTGATGAGCCTGCTTTGGTTGTCGAATGCCTGAACGGTTACCGTTTGAAAGAGAAAATGCCGCACAATGTAGGCGAATTCACAGTGCCGATCGGAAAGGCTGAGTTATTGCGTGAGGGTTCTGACATTACGGTGGTTTCTTATGGCTCTACCTTGCGCATCGTGCAAGAGGCAGCGCTAGAACTAGAGAAGTTAGGGATTTCTATCGAGATTGTCGATGCACAATGCTTATCGCCGTTCGATCAGGATCATCTATGTAAAGCCTCGCTAGAGAAAACAAATAGATTATTAATCGTTGATGAAGACTTCCCTGGAGGTGCATCATCCTATATATTACACGAGATTCTAGAAGTTCAGGGGGGATACTATCTCTTAGATAGTCAACCTCGAACCTTAACAGCGAAAGCTCATCGCCCTCCATATGGTTCTGACGGTGATTATTTCACCAAACCAGCTGTTGACGATGTCGTAGAAGCTGCCTACAAGATTATGACAGATAGCCGGCCAAACGAGTATCCGCCATTATTTTCATAA
- a CDS encoding ROK family protein, which yields MKLIIMPSNELILSCDIGGTHITSAIVDSSNWTILEDTITRSHVNSKAEAKSILQEWTSNMRDCLSKVDSPVEAIGIAAPGPFDYENGIPLMKGQSKYDELYQMPVTEPIKDLIGINNLNIRYINDAAAFLQGEVYGSGLDKEDCILGITLGTGLGSAVWYNGEKAFDADLWNSPYQEDIFEEYLVTRWFIKRFKELTGLEESGLREILEKHEDSSETEQLLAEYRDQLLDFLLFFSKKYNCHQFIIGGNISKAWDKIFPDKSQLSNYKIEIGKFQEQAAIIGAASLFNS from the coding sequence ATGAAGCTTATCATAATGCCAAGTAACGAACTTATTCTTTCTTGTGATATTGGCGGAACGCACATTACCTCCGCCATTGTCGACAGTAGTAATTGGACTATCTTAGAAGATACGATCACCCGCTCGCATGTAAATTCGAAAGCAGAAGCTAAATCGATTTTACAAGAATGGACGAGCAATATGAGGGACTGTTTATCCAAAGTCGACAGCCCCGTTGAAGCCATTGGCATCGCTGCTCCCGGCCCCTTTGATTATGAAAACGGCATCCCTCTGATGAAAGGACAGTCCAAATATGACGAGCTGTATCAGATGCCGGTTACGGAGCCAATCAAAGATTTAATCGGTATTAATAACCTAAACATCCGTTATATCAATGATGCTGCGGCGTTTTTACAAGGCGAAGTTTATGGTAGTGGATTAGACAAGGAGGATTGCATTCTTGGAATCACCCTAGGCACAGGCTTAGGTTCTGCCGTATGGTATAATGGTGAAAAAGCCTTCGACGCCGACCTATGGAACAGCCCATACCAAGAAGATATCTTCGAAGAATACTTAGTGACACGCTGGTTTATCAAACGATTTAAAGAACTTACCGGACTTGAGGAGTCTGGTCTTCGTGAGATTCTTGAAAAGCACGAAGACAGCTCTGAAACTGAACAATTATTAGCGGAGTATCGAGACCAACTATTAGATTTCTTATTATTCTTCAGCAAGAAATACAATTGCCATCAATTTATAATTGGTGGAAACATCAGTAAGGCATGGGACAAAATATTCCCTGATAAAAGCCAATTGAGCAATTACAAAATCGAAATCGGCAAATTTCAAGAGCAAGCAGCAATTATCGGAGCTGCAAGCCTATTCAATAGCTAA